Proteins found in one Cervus canadensis isolate Bull #8, Minnesota chromosome 24, ASM1932006v1, whole genome shotgun sequence genomic segment:
- the LOC122426218 gene encoding profilin-1-like, which yields MAGWNAYIDNLMADGTCQDTAIVGYKDSPSVWAAVPGKTFVNITPAEVGILVGKDRSSFFVNGLTLGGQKCSVIRDSLLQNGEFTMDLRTKSTGGAPTFNITVTMTAKTLVLLMGKEGVHGGMINKKCYEMASHLRRSQY from the coding sequence ATGGCCGGGTGGAACGCCTACATCGACAACCTCATGGCGGACGGGACCTGTCAGGACACAGCCATCGTGGGCTATAAGGACTCGCCCTCCGTCTGGGCCGCCGTCCCCGGCAAGACCTTCGTCAACATCACGCCTGCTGAGGTCGGTATCCTGGTTGGCAAAGACCGGTCAAGTTTTTTCGTGAACGGGCTAACGCTTGGGGGCCAGAAATGTTCTGTGATCCGGGACTCACTGCTGCAGAACGGAGAATTTACCATGGATCTTCGTACCAAGAGCACCGGTGGAGCCCCAACCTTCAATATCACTGTCACCATGACTGCCAAGACGCTAGTCCTGCTGATGGGCAAAGAAGGTGTCCACGGCGGTATGATCAACAAGAAATGTTATGAAATGGCTTCTCACCTGCGGCGTTCCCAGTACTGA